A part of Camelus ferus isolate YT-003-E chromosome 6, BCGSAC_Cfer_1.0, whole genome shotgun sequence genomic DNA contains:
- the SHF gene encoding SH2 domain-containing adapter protein F isoform X4, with protein MLLSGAPPAGSGPGPRAQGSAGGGPGGSRRGAGGAGASPGGGGSGGVAKWLREHLGFRGGGGGGGGGKPAPPEPDYRAPAPSPAAPPAPPPDIVAAYRLQRERDFEDPYSGGPSGSAALATPAVPGPTPPPRHGSPPHRLIRVETPGPPAPPAEERISGAPASSDRLAILEDYADPFDVQETGEGPTGASGAPEKVPENDGYMEPYEAQKMMAEIRGSKETTAQPLPLYDTPYEPEEDGASPEGEGASWPRESRLPEDDERPPEEYDQPWEWKKERISKAFAGAVRASCI; from the exons ATGTTACTGAGCGGAGCTCCTCCGGCCGGCTCCGGCCCGGGGCCGAGGGCGCAGGGGAGCGCTGGAGGCGGCCCGGGGGGATCGCGCAGGGGTGCTGGGGGTGCAGGAGCCAGCCCAGGAGGGGGCGGCAGCGGCGGAGTGGCCAAGTGGCTCCGGGAGCACCTGGGCTTCCGCGGGGGGGGCGGCGGCGGAGGTGGGGGCAAGCCGGCGCCCCCGGAGCCGGACTACCGCGCCCCCGCACCCTCTCCGgccgcgccccccgcgccccccccGGACATCGTGGCCGCCTACCGACTGCAGAGGGAGCGCGACTTCGAAGACCCCTACTCCGGAGGGCCGTCCGGTTCCGCTGCACTAGCCACCCCAGCTGTCCCCGGCCCCACGCCGCCCCCGCGCCACGGCTCGCCTCCCCACCGCCTTATTCGGGTCGAGACCCCTGGTCCCCCAGCGCCCCCTGCGGAGGAGCGGATATCTGGAGCCCCCGCTAGCAGCGACAGG CTGGCAATCCTAGAAGACTATGCGGATCCATTTGATGTTCAGGAAACTGGTGAAGGCCCAACAGGAGCTTCAGGAGCCCCAGAGAAGGTCCCCGAAAATGATGGCTACATGGAGCCCTATGAGGCCCAAAAGATGATGGCTG AGATCCGGGGCTCCAAGGAGACGACAGCTCAGCCGTTGCCTCTGTATGACACACCCTATGAGCCAGAGGAGGACGGGGCCAGCCCGGAGGGTGAGGGGGCCTCCTGGCCCCGAGAGTCCCGCCTGCCCGAGGATGACGAGAGGCCCCCTGAGGAGTATGACCAGCCCTGGGAGTGGAAGAAGGAGCGGATTTCCAAAGCCTTTGCAG gagCAGTCAGGGCTTCATGCATATGA
- the SHF gene encoding SH2 domain-containing adapter protein F isoform X3 yields the protein MLLSGAPPAGSGPGPRAQGSAGGGPGGSRRGAGGAGASPGGGGSGGVAKWLREHLGFRGGGGGGGGGKPAPPEPDYRAPAPSPAAPPAPPPDIVAAYRLQRERDFEDPYSGGPSGSAALATPAVPGPTPPPRHGSPPHRLIRVETPGPPAPPAEERISGAPASSDRLAILEDYADPFDVQETGEGPTGASGAPEKVPENDGYMEPYEAQKMMAEIRGSKETTAQPLPLYDTPYEPEEDGASPEGEGASWPRESRLPEDDERPPEEYDQPWEWKKERISKAFAAGTTGPSVEQMPRTCSGCARRPATWCAIVRPARTTSPCPSRAVRASCI from the exons ATGTTACTGAGCGGAGCTCCTCCGGCCGGCTCCGGCCCGGGGCCGAGGGCGCAGGGGAGCGCTGGAGGCGGCCCGGGGGGATCGCGCAGGGGTGCTGGGGGTGCAGGAGCCAGCCCAGGAGGGGGCGGCAGCGGCGGAGTGGCCAAGTGGCTCCGGGAGCACCTGGGCTTCCGCGGGGGGGGCGGCGGCGGAGGTGGGGGCAAGCCGGCGCCCCCGGAGCCGGACTACCGCGCCCCCGCACCCTCTCCGgccgcgccccccgcgccccccccGGACATCGTGGCCGCCTACCGACTGCAGAGGGAGCGCGACTTCGAAGACCCCTACTCCGGAGGGCCGTCCGGTTCCGCTGCACTAGCCACCCCAGCTGTCCCCGGCCCCACGCCGCCCCCGCGCCACGGCTCGCCTCCCCACCGCCTTATTCGGGTCGAGACCCCTGGTCCCCCAGCGCCCCCTGCGGAGGAGCGGATATCTGGAGCCCCCGCTAGCAGCGACAGG CTGGCAATCCTAGAAGACTATGCGGATCCATTTGATGTTCAGGAAACTGGTGAAGGCCCAACAGGAGCTTCAGGAGCCCCAGAGAAGGTCCCCGAAAATGATGGCTACATGGAGCCCTATGAGGCCCAAAAGATGATGGCTG AGATCCGGGGCTCCAAGGAGACGACAGCTCAGCCGTTGCCTCTGTATGACACACCCTATGAGCCAGAGGAGGACGGGGCCAGCCCGGAGGGTGAGGGGGCCTCCTGGCCCCGAGAGTCCCGCCTGCCCGAGGATGACGAGAGGCCCCCTGAGGAGTATGACCAGCCCTGGGAGTGGAAGAAGGAGCGGATTTCCAAAGCCTTTGCAG CTGGTACCACGGGGCCATCAGTCGAACAGATGCCGAGAACCTGCTCCGGCTGTGCAAGGAGGCCAGCTACCTGGTGCGCAATAGTGAGACCAGCAAGAACGACTTCTCCCTGTCCCTCAA gagCAGTCAGGGCTTCATGCATATGA
- the SHF gene encoding SH2 domain-containing adapter protein F isoform X1 → MLLSGAPPAGSGPGPRAQGSAGGGPGGSRRGAGGAGASPGGGGSGGVAKWLREHLGFRGGGGGGGGGKPAPPEPDYRAPAPSPAAPPAPPPDIVAAYRLQRERDFEDPYSGGPSGSAALATPAVPGPTPPPRHGSPPHRLIRVETPGPPAPPAEERISGAPASSDRLAILEDYADPFDVQETGEGPTGASGAPEKVPENDGYMEPYEAQKMMAEIRGSKETTAQPLPLYDTPYEPEEDGASPEGEGASWPRESRLPEDDERPPEEYDQPWEWKKERISKAFAVDIKVIKDLPWPPPVGQLDSSPSLPDGDRDISGPASPLPEPSLEDSSAQFEGSEKSCLSPGREEKGRLPPRLSAGNPKSVKPLSVEPSSPLGEWTDPALPLENQVWYHGAISRTDAENLLRLCKEASYLVRNSETSKNDFSLSLKSSQGFMHMKLSRTKEHKYVLGQNSPPFSSVPEIVHHYASRKLPIKGAEHMSLLYPVAIRTL, encoded by the exons ATGTTACTGAGCGGAGCTCCTCCGGCCGGCTCCGGCCCGGGGCCGAGGGCGCAGGGGAGCGCTGGAGGCGGCCCGGGGGGATCGCGCAGGGGTGCTGGGGGTGCAGGAGCCAGCCCAGGAGGGGGCGGCAGCGGCGGAGTGGCCAAGTGGCTCCGGGAGCACCTGGGCTTCCGCGGGGGGGGCGGCGGCGGAGGTGGGGGCAAGCCGGCGCCCCCGGAGCCGGACTACCGCGCCCCCGCACCCTCTCCGgccgcgccccccgcgccccccccGGACATCGTGGCCGCCTACCGACTGCAGAGGGAGCGCGACTTCGAAGACCCCTACTCCGGAGGGCCGTCCGGTTCCGCTGCACTAGCCACCCCAGCTGTCCCCGGCCCCACGCCGCCCCCGCGCCACGGCTCGCCTCCCCACCGCCTTATTCGGGTCGAGACCCCTGGTCCCCCAGCGCCCCCTGCGGAGGAGCGGATATCTGGAGCCCCCGCTAGCAGCGACAGG CTGGCAATCCTAGAAGACTATGCGGATCCATTTGATGTTCAGGAAACTGGTGAAGGCCCAACAGGAGCTTCAGGAGCCCCAGAGAAGGTCCCCGAAAATGATGGCTACATGGAGCCCTATGAGGCCCAAAAGATGATGGCTG AGATCCGGGGCTCCAAGGAGACGACAGCTCAGCCGTTGCCTCTGTATGACACACCCTATGAGCCAGAGGAGGACGGGGCCAGCCCGGAGGGTGAGGGGGCCTCCTGGCCCCGAGAGTCCCGCCTGCCCGAGGATGACGAGAGGCCCCCTGAGGAGTATGACCAGCCCTGGGAGTGGAAGAAGGAGCGGATTTCCAAAGCCTTTGCAG TTGACATTAAGGTCATCAAAGACTTACCTTGGCCTCCACCGGTGGGACAGCtggacagcagcccctccctgcctgacGGGGACAGGGACATCTCCGGTccagcctcacccctccctgagcccagccTGGAGGACAGCAGCG CCCAGTTTGAAGGATCTGAGAAGAGCTGCCTGTCACCTGGCCGGGAGGAGAAGGGGCGGCTCCCTCCCCGACTCTCTGCAGGGAACCCCAAGTCAGTCAAGCCCCTAAGCGTGGAGCCCAGCAGTCCCCTGGGGGAGTGGACAGACCCAGCACTGCCTTTGGAAAACCAGGT CTGGTACCACGGGGCCATCAGTCGAACAGATGCCGAGAACCTGCTCCGGCTGTGCAAGGAGGCCAGCTACCTGGTGCGCAATAGTGAGACCAGCAAGAACGACTTCTCCCTGTCCCTCAA gagCAGTCAGGGCTTCATGCATATGAAGCTGTCCCGGACCAAGGAACACAAGTATGTGCTGGGCCAGAACAGCCCACCCTTCAGCAGCGTCCCTGAAATCGTGCACCACTACGCCAGCCGCAAGCTGCCCATTAAGGGGGCCGAGCACATGTCTCTGCTCTACCCCGTGGCCATCCGGACTCTGTAG
- the SHF gene encoding SH2 domain-containing adapter protein F isoform X2 yields the protein MLLSGAPPAGSGPGPRAQGSAGGGPGGSRRGAGGAGASPGGGGSGGVAKWLREHLGFRGGGGGGGGGKPAPPEPDYRAPAPSPAAPPAPPPDIVAAYRLQRERDFEDPYSGGPSGSAALATPAVPGPTPPPRHGSPPHRLIRVETPGPPAPPAEERISGAPASSDRLAILEDYADPFDVQETGEGPTGASGAPEKVPENDGYMEPYEAQKMMAEIRGSKETTAQPLPLYDTPYEPEEDGASPEGEGASWPRESRLPEDDERPPEEYDQPWEWKKERISKAFAAQFEGSEKSCLSPGREEKGRLPPRLSAGNPKSVKPLSVEPSSPLGEWTDPALPLENQVWYHGAISRTDAENLLRLCKEASYLVRNSETSKNDFSLSLKSSQGFMHMKLSRTKEHKYVLGQNSPPFSSVPEIVHHYASRKLPIKGAEHMSLLYPVAIRTL from the exons ATGTTACTGAGCGGAGCTCCTCCGGCCGGCTCCGGCCCGGGGCCGAGGGCGCAGGGGAGCGCTGGAGGCGGCCCGGGGGGATCGCGCAGGGGTGCTGGGGGTGCAGGAGCCAGCCCAGGAGGGGGCGGCAGCGGCGGAGTGGCCAAGTGGCTCCGGGAGCACCTGGGCTTCCGCGGGGGGGGCGGCGGCGGAGGTGGGGGCAAGCCGGCGCCCCCGGAGCCGGACTACCGCGCCCCCGCACCCTCTCCGgccgcgccccccgcgccccccccGGACATCGTGGCCGCCTACCGACTGCAGAGGGAGCGCGACTTCGAAGACCCCTACTCCGGAGGGCCGTCCGGTTCCGCTGCACTAGCCACCCCAGCTGTCCCCGGCCCCACGCCGCCCCCGCGCCACGGCTCGCCTCCCCACCGCCTTATTCGGGTCGAGACCCCTGGTCCCCCAGCGCCCCCTGCGGAGGAGCGGATATCTGGAGCCCCCGCTAGCAGCGACAGG CTGGCAATCCTAGAAGACTATGCGGATCCATTTGATGTTCAGGAAACTGGTGAAGGCCCAACAGGAGCTTCAGGAGCCCCAGAGAAGGTCCCCGAAAATGATGGCTACATGGAGCCCTATGAGGCCCAAAAGATGATGGCTG AGATCCGGGGCTCCAAGGAGACGACAGCTCAGCCGTTGCCTCTGTATGACACACCCTATGAGCCAGAGGAGGACGGGGCCAGCCCGGAGGGTGAGGGGGCCTCCTGGCCCCGAGAGTCCCGCCTGCCCGAGGATGACGAGAGGCCCCCTGAGGAGTATGACCAGCCCTGGGAGTGGAAGAAGGAGCGGATTTCCAAAGCCTTTGCAG CCCAGTTTGAAGGATCTGAGAAGAGCTGCCTGTCACCTGGCCGGGAGGAGAAGGGGCGGCTCCCTCCCCGACTCTCTGCAGGGAACCCCAAGTCAGTCAAGCCCCTAAGCGTGGAGCCCAGCAGTCCCCTGGGGGAGTGGACAGACCCAGCACTGCCTTTGGAAAACCAGGT CTGGTACCACGGGGCCATCAGTCGAACAGATGCCGAGAACCTGCTCCGGCTGTGCAAGGAGGCCAGCTACCTGGTGCGCAATAGTGAGACCAGCAAGAACGACTTCTCCCTGTCCCTCAA gagCAGTCAGGGCTTCATGCATATGAAGCTGTCCCGGACCAAGGAACACAAGTATGTGCTGGGCCAGAACAGCCCACCCTTCAGCAGCGTCCCTGAAATCGTGCACCACTACGCCAGCCGCAAGCTGCCCATTAAGGGGGCCGAGCACATGTCTCTGCTCTACCCCGTGGCCATCCGGACTCTGTAG